In Chryseobacterium oranimense, a single window of DNA contains:
- a CDS encoding phosphoribosylformylglycinamidine synthase gives MSNNKRIFVEKRGIFDVESPKIFDEVKAVIPLIQNVKVYNVYDIFGLNNGEFEKVVNSTFVDPVTDILHTENPAEGIFFAMEFLPGQYDQRADSAQQCIALLTENEKSKVRSGKLIEFEGVSESDLAKIKDLLINKVESQEKDLSILDIPADEIPSKVLVHDHFINFDDADLESFYNSHGFALGLDDLKFIQEYFKSEQRNPTETELKVLDTYWSDHCRHTTFETQLSDIQFEGDFKHTLETIFNDYIEKRKFLGRELKPISLMDLATVCGRYFHKTGNLENLVVSDEINACTIQIEAEYDGKKEPWYLLFKNETHNHPTEIEPFGGASTCLGGAIRDPLSGRSFVFQAMRLTGAADVLESVDKTLPGKLPQKTITKQAANGYSSYGNQIGLATTMVSEIYDEGYKAKRMEVGFVTGAVPVDWVRREKPENGDSIIILGGATGRDGVGGASGSSKEQDETSIHTMSSEVQKGNAVEERKIQRLFRNPEVTRLIKKSNDFGAGGVSVAIGEIADSLEVNLDVLPLKYEGLNGTELAISESQERMAVVVDPKDKEKFIKFCEDENIVAVEVAKVTDSGRMQMFWKGDKIVDLSRAFLDTNGCSKSQEVKITHLNEVKEETPAFNEENFLKILGDKNVASQKGLLEMFDSSIGATTVAMPLGGKYQQTLMEGSVQTLPIIGAKDIETVSLASWGFDAEISKQNSLLGASYAVVESVAKIVAMGGDYKNIRFSFQEYFEKLGQNPEKWGKPLASLLGAYDAQINFGLAAIGGKDSMSGTYQDLNVPPTLISFACANGEKKNIISPEFKNAGNKVYFFNHIAQENGLPNYDALKGIYEFIFENIKAGKIVSVKTIKEGGAAVALAKMSFGNRLGAEITVAEDALLAKNIGSLIIESKEELSSANLQLIGKVVTDEVLTINQQPIAINKLLAANTNTFENLFPTIEKEKMTVEIDENLNSINPRNIIIKKHGIAQPKVFAPVFPGTNCEYDTLNAFAKEGAIVSSLPLKNISHQLLDESIDAWVEEIRTSQILAFSGGFSAGDEPDGSAKFIVNVLKNEKMRNAVHELLDRDGMIIGICNGFQALVKSGLLPYGRIKDLDENSPTLAHNAIRRHISQMVNVKVVNDESPWLKGMKDQVFTIPISHGEGRFMASEAEIQKLYENGQIATQYLDLEGNIAHGMPFNPNNSLFGIEGVTSPDGKIFGRMGHPERFAQGLMKNIPTANYHNIFKNGVEYFK, from the coding sequence ATGTCTAATAACAAAAGAATTTTCGTAGAAAAAAGAGGAATTTTCGATGTTGAAAGTCCAAAAATTTTTGATGAAGTAAAAGCAGTGATCCCATTAATCCAAAACGTAAAAGTATATAACGTTTACGATATTTTCGGGTTAAATAATGGAGAATTCGAAAAAGTGGTTAACAGCACTTTCGTGGACCCTGTTACTGATATTTTACACACAGAAAATCCGGCGGAAGGAATCTTTTTCGCCATGGAATTTTTACCGGGACAATACGATCAGCGTGCAGATTCTGCCCAGCAGTGTATCGCATTACTGACTGAAAATGAAAAGTCAAAAGTAAGAAGTGGTAAATTGATCGAATTTGAAGGCGTTTCAGAATCTGATTTGGCAAAAATTAAAGACCTTTTGATCAATAAAGTAGAATCTCAGGAAAAAGACCTTTCCATTTTAGACATTCCGGCAGACGAAATACCGTCAAAAGTTTTAGTTCATGATCATTTCATCAATTTTGATGATGCTGATCTTGAAAGCTTTTATAACAGTCATGGATTTGCCCTGGGACTGGATGATCTTAAATTCATTCAGGAATATTTTAAATCTGAACAGAGAAATCCTACCGAAACCGAACTGAAAGTTTTAGATACCTACTGGAGTGATCACTGCCGTCACACCACCTTTGAAACACAGTTGTCAGATATTCAGTTTGAAGGAGATTTTAAACATACATTGGAAACTATTTTCAATGACTATATCGAAAAAAGAAAATTCTTAGGTCGCGAACTGAAACCTATTTCCTTAATGGATCTGGCAACAGTATGCGGAAGATATTTCCATAAAACAGGTAATCTGGAAAACCTTGTTGTTTCAGACGAAATCAACGCCTGTACTATTCAGATCGAAGCTGAATACGACGGGAAAAAAGAACCGTGGTATTTATTATTCAAAAATGAAACCCACAACCACCCGACGGAAATAGAACCTTTCGGAGGCGCTTCCACATGTTTGGGAGGGGCTATCAGAGATCCTTTATCCGGAAGATCTTTCGTTTTTCAGGCGATGAGATTAACGGGTGCTGCTGATGTGTTGGAATCTGTTGACAAAACTCTGCCGGGGAAATTACCTCAGAAAACCATTACAAAACAGGCGGCAAACGGATATTCTTCTTATGGGAACCAAATCGGTTTGGCAACTACAATGGTTTCTGAAATCTACGATGAAGGTTACAAAGCCAAAAGAATGGAAGTAGGTTTTGTTACCGGAGCTGTACCTGTTGATTGGGTAAGACGTGAAAAGCCTGAAAATGGCGATTCTATCATCATTTTAGGTGGTGCAACAGGCCGTGACGGGGTAGGAGGAGCAAGCGGAAGTTCAAAAGAGCAGGACGAAACCTCAATCCACACCATGAGCTCTGAAGTTCAGAAAGGAAATGCCGTAGAAGAACGTAAAATCCAGAGATTGTTCAGGAATCCTGAAGTAACGAGACTGATAAAAAAATCTAATGACTTCGGTGCAGGAGGTGTTTCTGTCGCAATCGGTGAAATTGCAGATTCCTTAGAAGTAAACCTTGATGTTTTACCATTAAAATACGAAGGATTAAACGGAACAGAGCTTGCCATTTCAGAATCTCAGGAAAGAATGGCCGTGGTGGTTGATCCAAAAGACAAAGAAAAATTCATCAAATTCTGTGAAGATGAAAACATTGTAGCTGTAGAAGTGGCAAAAGTGACAGATTCAGGCAGAATGCAGATGTTCTGGAAAGGCGATAAAATTGTTGATCTTTCAAGAGCGTTTCTAGATACGAACGGTTGTTCAAAAAGTCAGGAGGTTAAAATTACTCACCTTAATGAAGTAAAAGAAGAAACTCCTGCATTCAACGAAGAGAACTTCCTGAAAATTTTAGGAGATAAAAACGTAGCTTCTCAAAAAGGATTGCTTGAAATGTTCGATTCATCGATCGGTGCAACTACGGTTGCAATGCCTTTAGGTGGGAAATATCAGCAGACTTTGATGGAAGGAAGTGTTCAGACATTGCCAATCATCGGGGCAAAGGATATTGAAACTGTTTCTTTAGCGAGTTGGGGATTTGATGCAGAGATTTCTAAGCAGAACTCTTTGTTGGGAGCTTCTTACGCCGTTGTGGAAAGTGTGGCAAAAATCGTTGCAATGGGTGGCGATTACAAAAATATCAGATTCAGTTTCCAGGAATATTTTGAGAAATTAGGTCAGAATCCTGAGAAATGGGGAAAACCTTTGGCTTCTTTATTGGGAGCTTATGATGCTCAGATTAACTTTGGATTAGCTGCAATCGGTGGTAAGGATTCAATGAGTGGAACGTATCAGGATCTGAATGTTCCGCCAACGTTGATTTCTTTCGCTTGTGCTAACGGAGAAAAGAAAAACATTATCTCTCCTGAATTTAAAAATGCAGGAAACAAAGTATATTTCTTCAATCATATCGCTCAGGAAAACGGACTTCCGAATTATGATGCTTTGAAAGGAATTTATGAATTCATTTTCGAAAACATCAAAGCCGGAAAAATCGTTTCCGTTAAAACCATCAAAGAAGGCGGAGCAGCTGTAGCTTTGGCAAAAATGAGCTTCGGAAACAGATTAGGTGCTGAAATTACGGTTGCAGAAGATGCTTTATTAGCTAAAAATATCGGAAGCTTAATCATCGAATCTAAAGAAGAATTAAGTTCTGCAAATCTTCAGTTAATCGGAAAAGTGGTTACGGATGAAGTTTTAACGATCAACCAACAACCAATCGCGATCAATAAACTTTTAGCAGCCAATACCAATACGTTTGAGAATCTTTTCCCAACGATAGAAAAAGAAAAAATGACGGTTGAAATCGATGAGAATTTAAACTCAATCAACCCGAGAAATATCATTATTAAAAAACACGGAATCGCCCAGCCGAAAGTATTTGCTCCGGTATTCCCTGGAACCAACTGCGAATATGATACTTTAAATGCATTTGCAAAAGAAGGGGCAATTGTAAGCAGCCTTCCGTTAAAAAACATTAGTCACCAGCTGCTTGATGAAAGTATTGATGCATGGGTGGAAGAGATCAGAACTTCCCAGATTCTTGCCTTCTCAGGAGGTTTCTCGGCAGGTGACGAACCGGATGGTTCTGCGAAATTCATCGTCAACGTTCTGAAAAATGAAAAGATGAGAAACGCTGTTCACGAATTGCTGGACAGAGATGGAATGATCATAGGGATCTGTAACGGTTTCCAGGCTTTGGTTAAATCCGGTCTGCTACCTTATGGAAGAATCAAAGATCTGGATGAAAATTCTCCGACGCTTGCTCACAATGCGATCAGAAGACATATTTCCCAGATGGTGAATGTAAAAGTTGTTAATGATGAATCACCTTGGTTAAAAGGAATGAAAGACCAGGTATTTACTATTCCGATTTCTCACGGTGAAGGCCGTTTCATGGCTTCAGAAGCGGAAATCCAAAAATTATATGAAAACGGACAGATTGCAACGCAGTATTTGGATTTAGAAGGAAATATTGCTCACGGAATGCCGTTCAACCCTAATAATTCATTGTTCGGAATTGAAGGTGTTACCAGTCCGGACGGGAAAATTTTTGGTAGAATGGGACACCCGGAACGTTTTGCACAAGGGTTAATGAAAAACATACCGACCGCGAATTACCACAATATATTTAAAAATGGAGTGGAATACTTCAAATAA
- a CDS encoding ribonuclease inhibitor, which translates to MEWNTSNKNNRKVIVINGGHFSNLEGFYNEVSSMLMKDTDWKVGTLDGFDDILYGGFGVFGNGEELEIIWKESQKSKKDLGFEATRDFYENKIRQGKPFNIQLIKQKLDELTSGRGQTLFEILVEIIESHKNIKLILD; encoded by the coding sequence ATGGAGTGGAATACTTCAAATAAAAATAACAGAAAAGTGATCGTCATTAATGGCGGTCACTTTTCAAATCTGGAAGGATTCTACAATGAGGTATCTTCCATGCTGATGAAAGATACTGACTGGAAAGTGGGAACTCTGGACGGCTTCGATGATATTCTGTATGGCGGTTTTGGAGTGTTCGGGAATGGAGAAGAATTAGAAATTATCTGGAAAGAATCCCAAAAATCAAAAAAAGATCTCGGTTTTGAAGCAACCCGTGATTTTTACGAAAACAAGATCAGGCAGGGAAAACCTTTCAATATCCAATTGATAAAGCAAAAACTGGATGAACTGACTTCAGGAAGAGGACAGACCCTATTTGAAATTTTAGTTGAAATTATAGAATCCCACAAAAATATTAAGCTAATTTTGGATTGA
- a CDS encoding SGNH/GDSL hydrolase family protein, translating into MKKMIYGLFFGDSITYGEYDGVFGGWVDILKRYALQQFHEGKNELILFNLGIGGETTEGLLKRMPYELAARNSAEGNIIFIGYGANDLAKKGGIHMVNPDQFMSNINEAVRHAKQYAHDIYLVSILPVSQKVDGIESAAGKLRTNEEVLVYNQILKDIAFENSLHYIDFYTTVVEDKEILLSADGVHPNEKGYGIMAETAISIIEKYL; encoded by the coding sequence ATGAAAAAAATGATTTACGGGCTGTTCTTCGGAGACAGCATCACGTATGGAGAATATGACGGAGTATTCGGAGGCTGGGTAGATATTCTTAAAAGATATGCCTTGCAGCAGTTTCATGAAGGAAAGAATGAGCTGATCCTTTTTAACCTTGGAATCGGAGGTGAAACGACAGAAGGTTTATTGAAAAGGATGCCTTATGAACTGGCAGCCAGAAATTCAGCGGAAGGAAATATTATTTTTATTGGTTACGGAGCCAATGACCTTGCCAAAAAAGGTGGAATTCATATGGTAAATCCTGATCAATTCATGAGTAATATCAACGAAGCTGTTCGTCATGCAAAACAATATGCTCATGATATTTACCTGGTCAGCATTCTTCCCGTTTCTCAAAAGGTAGATGGGATAGAAAGCGCGGCGGGAAAGTTAAGAACCAATGAAGAAGTTCTGGTTTATAATCAGATTCTTAAAGATATTGCTTTTGAAAATTCACTGCATTATATTGATTTTTACACAACTGTTGTAGAGGATAAGGAGATTTTGCTTTCCGCGGACGGTGTTCATCCCAACGAAAAAGGCTACGGCATAATGGCTGAAACGGCTATATCCATCATAGAAAAATATTTGTAA
- a CDS encoding gamma-glutamylcyclotransferase family protein, with amino-acid sequence MAYLFSYGTLQKEEVQIETFGRILRGGKDILAGYKLGRVEITDPEVLRKSNQQYHPILEFSGNTEDEVEGILFQVTDQEILQADEYEVDDYKRIETVFKSGKVGFIYVGK; translated from the coding sequence ATGGCTTATCTGTTTTCCTATGGAACCTTGCAGAAAGAAGAGGTTCAGATTGAGACATTCGGCAGGATTCTGAGAGGTGGAAAAGATATTCTTGCAGGGTATAAATTGGGTAGAGTAGAGATCACAGATCCCGAAGTTTTACGCAAAAGCAACCAGCAGTATCACCCCATTTTAGAGTTTTCAGGTAATACTGAAGATGAGGTAGAAGGAATCCTTTTTCAAGTTACAGACCAGGAAATTCTGCAGGCCGATGAATACGAAGTAGATGACTATAAAAGAATAGAAACGGTTTTCAAGTCAGGGAAAGTTGGGTTTATTTATGTTGGAAAATAA
- a CDS encoding bacteriocin-like protein, whose product MKNLKKLKRQELKNVKGGIGPSLIIYPTDENGYCSTPPYISYCAKFDGCMTSESWDKYCS is encoded by the coding sequence ATGAAAAATCTAAAAAAACTAAAAAGGCAGGAACTGAAAAACGTGAAAGGAGGAATAGGTCCGTCTTTAATAATCTATCCGACGGACGAAAATGGATATTGCAGCACTCCGCCATATATTTCTTACTGTGCAAAATTTGATGGCTGTATGACCTCAGAGTCCTGGGATAAATACTGTTCTTAA
- a CDS encoding diacylglycerol kinase family protein, translating to MQKPPIHKSFLNAFRGILLMLKTERNFQIEIAAFFINLILIFYFRLSVFDTVLVLLASAGVLSAEIFNTAIERICDIIQPDFDKRIGFIKDISAGAVLLMTIASIITGIMVYWKYIFQ from the coding sequence ATGCAAAAACCGCCTATCCACAAAAGTTTTTTAAACGCTTTCCGCGGTATTTTGCTGATGCTGAAAACGGAGAGAAATTTTCAGATAGAGATCGCAGCTTTTTTTATCAACCTCATCCTCATTTTCTATTTCAGGCTTTCGGTATTTGATACCGTACTGGTTCTTCTGGCTTCAGCAGGTGTTTTAAGTGCTGAAATTTTCAATACTGCAATCGAGAGGATATGTGATATCATTCAGCCTGATTTTGACAAAAGAATTGGCTTTATTAAGGATATTTCTGCAGGAGCTGTTCTTTTGATGACCATTGCATCAATCATTACGGGAATAATGGTTTACTGGAAGTATATTTTCCAATAA